ACTGTACTGCAGTATGATTATAACATCGCTGTGCATATATCTCCACTGAAATTGAATTGCCAGCAGAAGCAGTAGGACCTTCATGACTAGCTGTATAATCTGGCCTATAGTCAAGCTGCCAACTTCGGTATTAATTCACAATTCTCTCGCTGCACAAAATCATATATAAACAGTTATTATCCTGTTTGTCTGTACTGGCAATAAGGAACACATCCAGAAGTTAAAAAGAAGGTAATAACGTTTTCATGTTCTAAAGCACTTACCAGGGTCTGATTCTGCATTTCCATATCAGCTtttgtgttgctgtttttcttgtggTTTCCTTGAGAGCTGATAGAGTTGCTGTGAAGAGAGGAGCCCTGGGAGCTGCCCTTCGACACACTCCTGTAGGAAACATTATTTGATCCACTTTCTgtctgctgagctgctttctTATCAACTCTGCAGGTAGAGAGTGATTCCTCTGATAAATTACATTGCCCTTCTTCAATCACTCTACTTTTCCATTCCTTTAATGTTTAAAGTAACCTCTCCATATCTTTCTGTCTCTAGACCTTTGAGTGATAAATGTTTCTAACTAGCCTTGATCAAATCTGTCACTTGCAATTTCAGGTAGTATATCAATTTAGTCTTTCACatgtaatgatttattttatatttgtgaCTGCTGTGGGGCAAATGTGAAAACACAATATAGCAATTGCTACGTTGTTCTGTGACCAAAGGTTATGGTAGCTAGAAATGTAACTAATTCTGACTAGTTTGCAAACATGTCTACTGGTTAGAATACATGGAAATGGAATTCATTAAAAGATGTACCTAAGTATCCTCTATATTTACACATTGTCTGCCTACATTCTTGATTTCTAcaataattttgtatttctatCAACTTGGATGTAACTTCCCATTCTTTAATTTCAAAGACCATTGGTTTGGTTAACAAGAAAAAGTCAACAGAATTATCATTTCATTATTAAtacttttttcccttaaagATGAGAGTCCTGTTAGTTTACAAACCGATTGCTCCCATCCATTCTTAGTCTAAGAGGAACATACATTGAACTTAGCATCTGAGGATGCCAGCAAAGTTACACGGCACAACAAAATATCCCATACCTGTTCAAAAGTTCCTTCATAAAACTGTCTTTCGGTGAGTATGCAGCTGTGGTGGAACCTCTGACTTGTTCACACCCAATGTGGCCGGACTTGTTTTGTGATGATTTCAAAATTTTACTCTCCATAGCATCACCTAAAATgtcattgtttgttttcctgttaatttcattttccatttcacagcgttgttcagtttgctttttttcttttcttctctctaatTTTGCCTGCTTAATTCCAAATCCTGAAacctttgcttcttttttttctacctttgtTTTAGGAACATCAGGTTTCCTGCTACTCAGTGCTGGGAGCTTACTCTTTCGAAAGCCAAACCAATTAGCTATAGAGGGCCCTGTCTTTTGTTTAGTCTCCACAGTGGGagatttgttttgttcctgACCCTTCTGGACATTTTCTTGGATGCATAACATGACCTTCTCCTCTATTGTAGGCTGTAGAGCAGGCGAACTGAAAACATCAGTAACCTCAGAGGCTTCCGCTAACTTTAAAGACATCTGCTGTCTTTGTGATTTTGTTGCTTCCAGTTTATGAGGACACTTTATTCCATCCAAGCTTTGAAATGATGAAATCTGTTTGGAAGATGCAGTAGCTGATGCTTCTAACTCCAATTCTGCaggcaaaatgctttttttatttagaacttcatgttttacattttcactgtttttctcaCTCTGGACAGATGGACTGCGTGCATCTTTTTgagaaaatgctttgtttcCATCACATTTTGAAGTGCTGTGAAACAAGTCTACTTTTGGAGACGATCTGAATGGCAGTTTGCTTGGGCTTCCATGCTGGCTATTGCAATTACTCTTATTTCCAAGAGAACCTTGTCTAGAGTACGAATTTTCAGTGGTTTTTGAAGCATTTGAAGGAGTCTCTTGTGTCACTGCTGACCCAGGAATGGCCTTGATTTGAAGTCCTTCCATGGCTGAGTTCTGCCTTGTTAGAGAATTTCCTCTGTCAGAAGTATTTGTAATAATCTGAGTCCGTACTTTTCCAAGACCTTCTGTAACAAGAGCAGATGGCTTTTCCCCTGTATGAATGCTAAAACTCTGACTACGAGCTTTCGCTCCATTCATGCCCAGAGCTGGTTTCAAGTGTGACTTGTTGCTGGAAGAAGCAGATCTCTTAACTAATTTGCTTTCTAATCCATCTACTCTGTCTACCACCAAGCTGCAGTTTTCATGTGGCTGAGGTGATGCTGTATCCATACTAAGTCCCACAGTAAAATTATCTTTTATATCAGTATCAGACTTAGAGTCTTTTAATTCAGCATCCATTGCACCCCTGGTGGTTAGGCATTCATTTTGCTTGTACTTACTTGAACTCACATTGCTTTTGGAAGCTGCATTTATACtgtctttttcctgcttccctGGGACGGTAGAGCTCTTTCGGAGAAGTTGAGGAGATTTGACAAATAATTTCAGTCCTACGGGGAGACGGGTTTTCATTCCTTTCTCATTAGAGTTTTGCGTAGTATTTGCAGTGTCGCTGCCATGAAAGGATGACAACGGGGAATTGTTTACCTGAGATAGTAAGGGCTCGCTTGTGCTTGTGGCGTGACATTGAGGAGTTGCGGGGAGAATGTTTGGCATCTTTTGAGGCTGATCAACCCCACTGTCACTGGAAATATCTTTTTTGCTGGAATATGCTTCTGTCGAAGAAGTTGTTTCCAGTGACGGACAGCCCAGGGGAAAGGACCTGTCTGTTTGAAAGTTTGTTTTCAGGAGCTCACGATTCCTGTGGAGACCTGGCTGATTAGGGCTTTTTGGGCAGACTTGCTTTGTGAAAACTTTGGAAAGTCCTTGGCATGCAGTATGGGGTTGCTGAgatacacatttattttgcataattGCTTCTGCATTTTCCTGAAGGTAAGATAACTCAATTTTGGCCCCAGAAGATACAGCTTTTGCTTGCACTTCATGACTAGATTGATTATGAAAGCCGGAGTTCACAGCTCCTTTTAATGGTGAtgatttcagtatattttttgctgtttcactgGGACCAGCTCCTTCAAACTTTACAGCTACAGGTGATGAATGAGCATAATCAGGCCGAATCAACAGGGATGTTGACCTGCCCGGAGGAAGGGGTGGGGATGGTGATCGGGCTTCTACAGTTGCCAAGTCGCAATGAAAGTCTCTGGTTGGAGGTTCTCCATAGTCACTGGGCTCTATAAGGTGCTGAGGCAACAGTGGTGATGCTGGGCTCTGACTCTTTGGATACTTTGTCCCATTGGCCCTGCCTGGACGCTTtgagctgggcaggaggtgggcagggggcttTGGAACCTGGAAGTCGACTTTTGAGTCAAAATTATGAGGTGGACTTTGGGCCTTTTTGAATCTGGAAAGCTTTACAGGTGGCAGAGCAGGTGATTTTTCAAGGGTTACATGGCTCACTGATGTAGCTACAGGTGTCTCCTGGCTCTCCATCATCATAGTTTTTTGTGGAGAAAATTTCCCTCTGCTGGGTATTTTAGTCAAGTTTGGCTTTTGATTGATTCCTGTATGAACAGTGAAGCTTGAATTGGCCTTGTATGATACCTCATTCACTGGCTTCACTATTTTTTGCCGTGGAGCATTTTGCAGTATTATTCTTCCACAGCGTGAAGATTCACTGCAGGTCAGGGGGACAACCGTATTTTTATTACCTGTATTATCCTCAAGAGTGTTCTTGGTTTTATCTTCAGATCCTTCTAAAGCAGTGTAGTTTCTAGCACTGCTTCCTGTCTGCAAATTAGTTATTCCCTGAGGCATAAGTTCAGTATATTCAGCACTGGACCTAGTTTGTGGCTGGTTGattgaaatttcattt
The sequence above is drawn from the Anas platyrhynchos isolate ZD024472 breed Pekin duck chromosome 7, IASCAAS_PekinDuck_T2T, whole genome shotgun sequence genome and encodes:
- the NCKAP5 gene encoding nck-associated protein 5 isoform X8, with protein sequence MREKLIHELEEERHLRLESEKRLREVTLESERSRAQMRGLQEQFSRMEETVRNLLQSQGSPGQNGEGTVNIMKVYQEKLSEDSRKCKEGMEKIHTVVDEDSRSESSSTEEEREKTKLLLERLKALEAENSALALENENQREQYERCLDEVANQVVQALLTQKDLREECIKLKTRVFDLEQQNRTLSVLFQQRVKPASDLLLQKLHSRILDLSSGDLLSEVERNRSLMQSRTADAQIHECQQNVKSSIPVLKCQSQLNTTGPSRLYPRSSCSSSELSLSSACSEYSSGSSYTWNDGKTCSKRSSVSWDKRISIGSSLPSNLSSPADDLPPTRIKENHILEGLKKLQKQKILLESPSVISKWGYKDCMNSNEGIYSPGVKCGSHNEQTHCKPMEMGSICIEHKTFSYDSDSHDDADDDSSSLLLLQEVPSKDCRIYCNKLTHSVSDSLFDWDPNRKHLPERSSYFNSKERPEKLTSFVSGFQAEVKLCTRAKLPELQLDQSHANTGWKDLNFQLSDTDDNEVLDELRIESSDEKSPSDLLSSPFSEKYTKNSDVLVVTENSQFTDKEEKQVSAQSDIRPKTCNFIKQQKVVKKTSSEECITVIFDAEDGEPIEFSSHQTGVVTVTRNEISINQPQTRSSAEYTELMPQGITNLQTGSSARNYTALEGSEDKTKNTLEDNTGNKNTVVPLTCSESSRCGRIILQNAPRQKIVKPVNEVSYKANSSFTVHTGINQKPNLTKIPSRGKFSPQKTMMMESQETPVATSVSHVTLEKSPALPPVKLSRFKKAQSPPHNFDSKVDFQVPKPPAHLLPSSKRPGRANGTKYPKSQSPASPLLPQHLIEPSDYGEPPTRDFHCDLATVEARSPSPPLPPGRSTSLLIRPDYAHSSPVAVKFEGAGPSETAKNILKSSPLKGAVNSGFHNQSSHEVQAKAVSSGAKIELSYLQENAEAIMQNKCVSQQPHTACQGLSKVFTKQVCPKSPNQPGLHRNRELLKTNFQTDRSFPLGCPSLETTSSTEAYSSKKDISSDSGVDQPQKMPNILPATPQCHATSTSEPLLSQVNNSPLSSFHGSDTANTTQNSNEKGMKTRLPVGLKLFVKSPQLLRKSSTVPGKQEKDSINAASKSNVSSSKYKQNECLTTRGAMDAELKDSKSDTDIKDNFTVGLSMDTASPQPHENCSLVVDRVDGLESKLVKRSASSSNKSHLKPALGMNGAKARSQSFSIHTGEKPSALVTEGLGKVRTQIITNTSDRGNSLTRQNSAMEGLQIKAIPGSAVTQETPSNASKTTENSYSRQGSLGNKSNCNSQHGSPSKLPFRSSPKVDLFHSTSKCDGNKAFSQKDARSPSVQSEKNSENVKHEVLNKKSILPAELELEASATASSKQISSFQSLDGIKCPHKLEATKSQRQQMSLKLAEASEVTDVFSSPALQPTIEEKVMLCIQENVQKGQEQNKSPTVETKQKTGPSIANWFGFRKSKLPALSSRKPDVPKTKVEKKEAKVSGFGIKQAKLERRKEKKQTEQRCEMENEINRKTNNDILGDAMESKILKSSQNKSGHIGCEQVRGSTTAAYSPKDSFMKELLNRVDKKAAQQTESGSNNVSYRSVSKGSSQGSSLHSNSISSQGNHKKNSNTKADMEMQNQTLAKVVTENLQEEEEDTMTRTTCQSHDIESCCQMRTLDSGIGTFPLPDSGNRSAGRHISKQESTLETEALAASEQVLLSAPSVRAKTLEREVPSTAKSQESVESIISHSTSDPAMTAKGIRPFQSRLPKPASSGIINLAKQSEQEPSSVTSASLQLTEETVENRKVLPGWTTKKTAKTQDTALRVCTYSASSSDTEPEPEYETNYFRTAEETLLELTKSNKQAEQEKQKQKKSNLGNPMSILDLYQHSLYGHFGEDGPEQLAHYSLIEQLSGPSSKDSRDKESPSKLKQTEETKEDSQTRLSKISLESLNKFNSNTVLLLETENCLNKGEGQKEENGKKEEASLNSSDRHDMDNLESLSDSLYDSFSSCASQGSNDV
- the NCKAP5 gene encoding nck-associated protein 5 isoform X13, with the protein product MEETVRNLLQSQGSPGQNGEGTVNIMKEKLSEDSRKCKEGMEKIHTVVDEDSRSESSSTEEEREKTKLLLERLKALEAENSALALENENQREQYERCLDEVANQVVQALLTQKDLREECIKLKTRVFDLEQQNRTLSVLFQQRVKPASDLLLQKLHSRILDLSSGDLLSEVERNRSLMQSRTADAQIHECQQNVKSSIPVLKCQSQLNTTGPSRLYPRSSCSSSELSLSSACSEYSSGSSYTWNDGKTCSKRSSVSWDKRISIGSSLPSNLSSPADDLPPTRIKENHILEGLKKLQKQKILLESPSVISKWGYKDCMNSNEGIYSPGVKCGSHNEQTHCKPMEMGSICIEHKTFSYDSDSHDDADDDSSSLLLLQEVPSKDCRIYCNKLTHSVSDSLFDWDPNRKHLPERSSYFNSKERPEKLTSFVSGFQAEVKLCTRAKLPELQLDQSHANTGWKDLNFQLSDTDDNEVLDELRIESSDEKSPSDLLSSPFSEKYTKNSDVLVVTENSQFTDKEEKQVSAQSDIRPKTCNFIKQQKVVKKTSSEECITVIFDAEDGEPIEFSSHQTGVVTVTRNEISINQPQTRSSAEYTELMPQGITNLQTGSSARNYTALEGSEDKTKNTLEDNTGNKNTVVPLTCSESSRCGRIILQNAPRQKIVKPVNEVSYKANSSFTVHTGINQKPNLTKIPSRGKFSPQKTMMMESQETPVATSVSHVTLEKSPALPPVKLSRFKKAQSPPHNFDSKVDFQVPKPPAHLLPSSKRPGRANGTKYPKSQSPASPLLPQHLIEPSDYGEPPTRDFHCDLATVEARSPSPPLPPGRSTSLLIRPDYAHSSPVAVKFEGAGPSETAKNILKSSPLKGAVNSGFHNQSSHEVQAKAVSSGAKIELSYLQENAEAIMQNKCVSQQPHTACQGLSKVFTKQVCPKSPNQPGLHRNRELLKTNFQTDRSFPLGCPSLETTSSTEAYSSKKDISSDSGVDQPQKMPNILPATPQCHATSTSEPLLSQVNNSPLSSFHGSDTANTTQNSNEKGMKTRLPVGLKLFVKSPQLLRKSSTVPGKQEKDSINAASKSNVSSSKYKQNECLTTRGAMDAELKDSKSDTDIKDNFTVGLSMDTASPQPHENCSLVVDRVDGLESKLVKRSASSSNKSHLKPALGMNGAKARSQSFSIHTGEKPSALVTEGLGKVRTQIITNTSDRGNSLTRQNSAMEGLQIKAIPGSAVTQETPSNASKTTENSYSRQGSLGNKSNCNSQHGSPSKLPFRSSPKVDLFHSTSKCDGNKAFSQKDARSPSVQSEKNSENVKHEVLNKKSILPAELELEASATASSKQISSFQSLDGIKCPHKLEATKSQRQQMSLKLAEASEVTDVFSSPALQPTIEEKVMLCIQENVQKGQEQNKSPTVETKQKTGPSIANWFGFRKSKLPALSSRKPDVPKTKVEKKEAKVSGFGIKQAKLERRKEKKQTEQRCEMENEINRKTNNDILGDAMESKILKSSQNKSGHIGCEQVRGSTTAAYSPKDSFMKELLNRVDKKAAQQTESGSNNVSYRSVSKGSSQGSSLHSNSISSQGNHKKNSNTKADMEMQNQTLAKVVTENLQEEEEDTMTRTTCQSHDIESCCQMRTLDSGIGTFPLPDSGNRSAGRHISKQESTLETEALAASEQVLLSAPSVRAKTLEREVPSTAKSQESVESIISHSTSDPAMTAKGIRPFQSRLPKPASSGIINLAKQSEQEPSSVTSASLQLTEETVENRKVLPGWTTKKTAKTQDTALRVCTYSASSSDTEPEPEYETNYFRTAEETLLELTKSNKQAEQEKQKQKKSNLGNPMSILDLYQHSLYGHFGEDGPEQLAHYSLIEQLSGPSSKDSRDKESPSKLKQTEETKEDSQTRLSKISLESLNKFNSNTVLLLETENCLNKGEGQKEENGKKEEASLNSSDRHDMDNLESLSDSLYDSFSSCASQGSNDV
- the NCKAP5 gene encoding nck-associated protein 5 isoform X11 codes for the protein MRGLQEQFSRMEETVRNLLQSQGSPGQNGEGTVNIMKVYQEKLSEDSRKCKEGMEKIHTVVDEDSRSESSSTEEEREKTKLLLERLKALEAENSALALENENQREQYERCLDEVANQVVQALLTQKDLREECIKLKTRVFDLEQQNRTLSVLFQQRVKPASDLLLQKLHSRILDLSSGDLLSEVERNRSLMQSRTADAQIHECQQNVKSSIPVLKCQSQLNTTGPSRLYPRSSCSSSELSLSSACSEYSSGSSYTWNDGKTCSKRSSVSWDKRISIGSSLPSNLSSPADDLPPTRIKENHILEGLKKLQKQKILLESPSVISKWGYKDCMNSNEGIYSPGVKCGSHNEQTHCKPMEMGSICIEHKTFSYDSDSHDDADDDSSSLLLLQEVPSKDCRIYCNKLTHSVSDSLFDWDPNRKHLPERSSYFNSKERPEKLTSFVSGFQAEVKLCTRAKLPELQLDQSHANTGWKDLNFQLSDTDDNEVLDELRIESSDEKSPSDLLSSPFSEKYTKNSDVLVVTENSQFTDKEEKQVSAQSDIRPKTCNFIKQQKVVKKTSSEECITVIFDAEDGEPIEFSSHQTGVVTVTRNEISINQPQTRSSAEYTELMPQGITNLQTGSSARNYTALEGSEDKTKNTLEDNTGNKNTVVPLTCSESSRCGRIILQNAPRQKIVKPVNEVSYKANSSFTVHTGINQKPNLTKIPSRGKFSPQKTMMMESQETPVATSVSHVTLEKSPALPPVKLSRFKKAQSPPHNFDSKVDFQVPKPPAHLLPSSKRPGRANGTKYPKSQSPASPLLPQHLIEPSDYGEPPTRDFHCDLATVEARSPSPPLPPGRSTSLLIRPDYAHSSPVAVKFEGAGPSETAKNILKSSPLKGAVNSGFHNQSSHEVQAKAVSSGAKIELSYLQENAEAIMQNKCVSQQPHTACQGLSKVFTKQVCPKSPNQPGLHRNRELLKTNFQTDRSFPLGCPSLETTSSTEAYSSKKDISSDSGVDQPQKMPNILPATPQCHATSTSEPLLSQVNNSPLSSFHGSDTANTTQNSNEKGMKTRLPVGLKLFVKSPQLLRKSSTVPGKQEKDSINAASKSNVSSSKYKQNECLTTRGAMDAELKDSKSDTDIKDNFTVGLSMDTASPQPHENCSLVVDRVDGLESKLVKRSASSSNKSHLKPALGMNGAKARSQSFSIHTGEKPSALVTEGLGKVRTQIITNTSDRGNSLTRQNSAMEGLQIKAIPGSAVTQETPSNASKTTENSYSRQGSLGNKSNCNSQHGSPSKLPFRSSPKVDLFHSTSKCDGNKAFSQKDARSPSVQSEKNSENVKHEVLNKKSILPAELELEASATASSKQISSFQSLDGIKCPHKLEATKSQRQQMSLKLAEASEVTDVFSSPALQPTIEEKVMLCIQENVQKGQEQNKSPTVETKQKTGPSIANWFGFRKSKLPALSSRKPDVPKTKVEKKEAKVSGFGIKQAKLERRKEKKQTEQRCEMENEINRKTNNDILGDAMESKILKSSQNKSGHIGCEQVRGSTTAAYSPKDSFMKELLNRVDKKAAQQTESGSNNVSYRSVSKGSSQGSSLHSNSISSQGNHKKNSNTKADMEMQNQTLAKVVTENLQEEEEDTMTRTTCQSHDIESCCQMRTLDSGIGTFPLPDSGNRSAGRHISKQESTLETEALAASEQVLLSAPSVRAKTLEREVPSTAKSQESVESIISHSTSDPAMTAKGIRPFQSRLPKPASSGIINLAKQSEQEPSSVTSASLQLTEETVENRKVLPGWTTKKTAKTQDTALRVCTYSASSSDTEPEPEYETNYFRTAEETLLELTKSNKQAEQEKQKQKKSNLGNPMSILDLYQHSLYGHFGEDGPEQLAHYSLIEQLSGPSSKDSRDKESPSKLKQTEETKEDSQTRLSKISLESLNKFNSNTVLLLETENCLNKGEGQKEENGKKEEASLNSSDRHDMDNLESLSDSLYDSFSSCASQGSNDV
- the NCKAP5 gene encoding nck-associated protein 5 isoform X12 gives rise to the protein MEETVRNLLQSQGSPGQNGEGTVNIMKVYQEKLSEDSRKCKEGMEKIHTVVDEDSRSESSSTEEEREKTKLLLERLKALEAENSALALENENQREQYERCLDEVANQVVQALLTQKDLREECIKLKTRVFDLEQQNRTLSVLFQQRVKPASDLLLQKLHSRILDLSSGDLLSEVERNRSLMQSRTADAQIHECQQNVKSSIPVLKCQSQLNTTGPSRLYPRSSCSSSELSLSSACSEYSSGSSYTWNDGKTCSKRSSVSWDKRISIGSSLPSNLSSPADDLPPTRIKENHILEGLKKLQKQKILLESPSVISKWGYKDCMNSNEGIYSPGVKCGSHNEQTHCKPMEMGSICIEHKTFSYDSDSHDDADDDSSSLLLLQEVPSKDCRIYCNKLTHSVSDSLFDWDPNRKHLPERSSYFNSKERPEKLTSFVSGFQAEVKLCTRAKLPELQLDQSHANTGWKDLNFQLSDTDDNEVLDELRIESSDEKSPSDLLSSPFSEKYTKNSDVLVVTENSQFTDKEEKQVSAQSDIRPKTCNFIKQQKVVKKTSSEECITVIFDAEDGEPIEFSSHQTGVVTVTRNEISINQPQTRSSAEYTELMPQGITNLQTGSSARNYTALEGSEDKTKNTLEDNTGNKNTVVPLTCSESSRCGRIILQNAPRQKIVKPVNEVSYKANSSFTVHTGINQKPNLTKIPSRGKFSPQKTMMMESQETPVATSVSHVTLEKSPALPPVKLSRFKKAQSPPHNFDSKVDFQVPKPPAHLLPSSKRPGRANGTKYPKSQSPASPLLPQHLIEPSDYGEPPTRDFHCDLATVEARSPSPPLPPGRSTSLLIRPDYAHSSPVAVKFEGAGPSETAKNILKSSPLKGAVNSGFHNQSSHEVQAKAVSSGAKIELSYLQENAEAIMQNKCVSQQPHTACQGLSKVFTKQVCPKSPNQPGLHRNRELLKTNFQTDRSFPLGCPSLETTSSTEAYSSKKDISSDSGVDQPQKMPNILPATPQCHATSTSEPLLSQVNNSPLSSFHGSDTANTTQNSNEKGMKTRLPVGLKLFVKSPQLLRKSSTVPGKQEKDSINAASKSNVSSSKYKQNECLTTRGAMDAELKDSKSDTDIKDNFTVGLSMDTASPQPHENCSLVVDRVDGLESKLVKRSASSSNKSHLKPALGMNGAKARSQSFSIHTGEKPSALVTEGLGKVRTQIITNTSDRGNSLTRQNSAMEGLQIKAIPGSAVTQETPSNASKTTENSYSRQGSLGNKSNCNSQHGSPSKLPFRSSPKVDLFHSTSKCDGNKAFSQKDARSPSVQSEKNSENVKHEVLNKKSILPAELELEASATASSKQISSFQSLDGIKCPHKLEATKSQRQQMSLKLAEASEVTDVFSSPALQPTIEEKVMLCIQENVQKGQEQNKSPTVETKQKTGPSIANWFGFRKSKLPALSSRKPDVPKTKVEKKEAKVSGFGIKQAKLERRKEKKQTEQRCEMENEINRKTNNDILGDAMESKILKSSQNKSGHIGCEQVRGSTTAAYSPKDSFMKELLNRVDKKAAQQTESGSNNVSYRSVSKGSSQGSSLHSNSISSQGNHKKNSNTKADMEMQNQTLAKVVTENLQEEEEDTMTRTTCQSHDIESCCQMRTLDSGIGTFPLPDSGNRSAGRHISKQESTLETEALAASEQVLLSAPSVRAKTLEREVPSTAKSQESVESIISHSTSDPAMTAKGIRPFQSRLPKPASSGIINLAKQSEQEPSSVTSASLQLTEETVENRKVLPGWTTKKTAKTQDTALRVCTYSASSSDTEPEPEYETNYFRTAEETLLELTKSNKQAEQEKQKQKKSNLGNPMSILDLYQHSLYGHFGEDGPEQLAHYSLIEQLSGPSSKDSRDKESPSKLKQTEETKEDSQTRLSKISLESLNKFNSNTVLLLETENCLNKGEGQKEENGKKEEASLNSSDRHDMDNLESLSDSLYDSFSSCASQGSNDV
- the NCKAP5 gene encoding nck-associated protein 5 isoform X15 yields the protein MERKRQLQKREFGKRLSLDSSLVEYMDSNKYIEHLVTQLEEQRWNLWREKLSVARLQREVAQSKSEGTMREKLIHELEEERHLRLESEKRLREVTLESERSRAQMRGLQEQFSRMEETVRNLLQSQGSPGQNGEGTVNIMKVYQEKLSEDSRKCKEGMEKIHTVVDEDSRSESSSTEEEREKTKLLLERLKALEAENSALALENENQREQYERCLDEVANQVVQALLTQKDLREECIKLKTRVFDLEQQNRTLSVLFQQRVKPASDLLLQKLHSRILDLSSGDLLSEVERNRSLMQSRTADAQIHECQQNVKSSIPVLKCQSQLNTTGPSRLYPRSSCSSSELSLSSACSEYSSGSSYTWNDGKTCSKRSSVSWDKRISIGSSLPSNLSSPADDLPPTRIKENHILEGLKKLQKQKILLESPSVISKWGYKDCMNSNEGIYSPGVKCGSHNEQTHCKPMEMGSICIEHKTFSYDSDSHDDADDDSSSLLLLQEVPSKDCRIYCNKLTHSVSDSLFDWDPNRKHLPERSSYFNSKERPEKLTSFVSGFQAEVKLCTRAKLPELQLDQSHANTGWKDLNFQLSDTDDNEVLDELRIESSDEKSPSDLLSSPFSEKYTKNSDVLVVTENSQFTDKEEKQVSAQSDIRPKTCNFIKQQKVVKKTSSEECITVIFDAEDGEPIEFSSHQTGVVTVTRNEISINQPQTRSSAEYTELMPQGITNLQTGSSARNYTALEGSEDKTKNTLEDNTGNKNTVVPLTCSESSRCGRIILQNAPRQKIVKPVNEVSYKANSSFTVHTGINQKPNLTKIPSRGKFSPQKTMMMESQETPVATSVSHVTLEKSPALPPVKLSRFKKAQSPPHNFDSKVDFQVPKPPAHLLPSSKRPGRANGTKYPKSQSPASPLLPQHLIEPSDYGEPPTRDFHCDLATVEARSPSPPLPPGRSTSLLIRPDYAHSSPVAVKFEGAGPSETAKNILKSSPLKGAVNSGFHNQSSHEVQAKAVSSGAKIELSYLQENAEAIMQNKCVSQQPHTACQGLSKVFTKQVCPKSPNQPGLHRNRELLKTNFQTDRSFPLGCPSLETTSSTEAYSSKKDISSDSGVDQPQKMPNILPATPQCHATSTSEPLLSQVNNSPLSSFHGSDTANTTQNSNEKGMKTRLPVGLKLFVKSPQLLRKSSTVPGKQEKDSINAASKSNVSSSKYKQNECLTTRGAMDAELKDSKSDTDIKDNFTVGLSMDTASPQPHENCSLVVDRVDGLESKLVKRSASSSNKSHLKPALGMNGAKARSQSFSIHTGEKPSALVTEGLGKVRTQIITNTSDRGNSLTRQNSAMEGLQIKAIPGSAVTQETPSNASKTTENSYSRQGSLGNKSNCNSQHGSPSKLPFRSSPKVDLFHSTSKCDGNKAFSQKDARSPSVQSEKNSENVKHEVLNKKSILPAELELEASATASSKQISSFQSLDGIKCPHKLEATKSQRQQMSLKLAEASEVTDVFSSPALQPTIEEKVMLCIQENVQKGQEQNKSPTVETKQKTGPSIANWFGFRKSKLPALSSRKPDVPKTKVEKKEAKVSGFGIKQAKLERRKEKKQTEQRCEMENEINRKTNNDILGDAMESKILKSSQNKSGHIGCEQVRGSTTAAYSPKDSFMKELLNRVDKKAAQQTESGSNNVSYRSVSKGSSQGSSLHSNSISSQGNHKKNSNTKADMEMQNQTLSLAAR